The nucleotide window GTCCTGAGATCCTGAGATTCTTAGTTTCCCTGAGATTGTCATAGGACCCCAATTTCGAACTCAGGTTCACTGATCAGGTTGGGAGATTTTCAGGTTATAGGATTGTTTTATAATTGTAAAAACCTATATACCTGAAGCTAGGGAAAACTccagaaagaaaatgataataaactGTCCATGATTCCATGAATTCCTTTTACTCCAACATTACCAGATCTCTGAGCAATCTTATCTTTATTGTGTGGCGCTATATTCCCATTTGTGCTTTGATTGAAATAAAGGTATCATGTGCAGCCCCACACCCCCCAAAATGGAATTGCTTTTTCTCATTGTCCAGAATGACTTGTCTTATTGTAAATTTGTAATGACTTGCTCATATTATCCCATTTCCAATCTTTTCATCTGCCCCATGACATGAAAAGTTGTTTTGTGTATATTTCTGAGTTTaagatgaaatttcaaagaatttttatgTTGTTCTGTATTAGAATAATAGGAAATAGATTTTGGGATGGATTTTCAAGTCtgtttttgaaaactatatttgaaaaattttgcatatttttgtTAGACACTCAATTTTCGCTTTAAATTACTAAATCCCTCAAATGAATGGATTCGATCCAAACTATCACTATCTCAGATCAAACGAATTGAGTTTAAGTATAaagattaaaatcattattataaatGAGTTGAGTTCTAGTCAATAAACATTTAAGTTTATGTTtacttaaattgattttaaagttaaattattttttaattgaatttaaatttcaattcctTAATCTTGAATCATTGCATTTAGGTTTGATCTCTTATAACTATTTTGTATCCAGGTCAACCTCGAGCCTGTTAAAAGCGTTAATCATAATAAACCTTTCTCAATGAGTGGGTTAGTGGGCTGCGGCCCAACTATGAGGGGTATAACGGTCATTTGGCTTTAATTTTGACCTTTAGCTTGGTGTCCTCTTTGAGGCGGGAAACTTTTCCCTCTTGGAAGTTCAACGTTGGAAACAAAAAAGAGTTTGaatgactaaattacccctatcttatattaattttgaagtcCTAActccaacaaataaataaaaaataaaatctgcCCTTTTTCCCTTGGTGTAAgcaaatttctttaaaaataatatttatttcattgattttttcaaacccattttatggaaaaaaaaaaattaggttgaTTCTATCcattataaaaaactaaaatttattaattatttttatcttttgatacattattttaagaacgaaaataaacttattaatttaactaaaaactcgtgtattaaatgataaaaacttattttattcaatagattaattaatttaggattgaatcaatataaatagtattaaacTATCACATCAAAAGATCAAACTAGattagaattgaaatttaatttatattatttatgttatataattatttaaatttagatatatatttatattaataatttattagaatttaaaaattttataatatcatattgatactatcaatttgattgattaatcatcaaatcTTTGTTATCAATTCTCAGtcaatcttaaaattttgtttcaaaaaataattagaataaaaataaatatcaaaaaatatatctaagatgtaattaaaatatccaatctttatttatttggaaGGGtctcaatttttatttcttttaatagtAAATCCTGATGGAACTcgtaattttaaacaaataaataatttaaaatattattaaataattatacttcttcaaataatttttattatatatataaatcttaaaattactatataaatatatttaataaaaaaaatctcaacgTTTAGAGGATCAGATTCGAATTACAGCTCATAACCTAGACCATAAATTGGAAATATAAATATGggttaatttctttttcaaactaAGGGCATTGTCGTCAATTAAGGAAAATTATAGTGTGGGACCCACCGAAATTAAGGACAGCGGTGGAATAAAAAGGAAAGATTTGAATTTTAAGGTAACTTGATGAGAATGGGCAGAGAAAGACATAAAACTTATCGGACAAGATGACGATAAACAAGGAAttatttaatcaacattaaatgaaataaattcaaaaattcttAAAAGAAACCCTAATATTCCCAATCTCATAGTGCCACCTACCACTGCGTTCGCATTTGAATTCTGCACAAATTAACACTAAAAACAGTAACCCTTTTGgacatattttgtttgtttatttttttagtctTCTTTCACCTCATAAAAATTGAATCTTTTTTGCCGTTTCTTGATCTGCTGTTACTAAGTGAGGTGCAAGCTCGGAGAGTTGAAGAGATTGACAGTTTGAAGAGGTGGGTTTGTCtgtttgttgatttttaaatttttttttttgtcttttgagTTCTTGATGAggaatttttggtttttggttgTAAAACCTTTCGAGTTCTTGCTGGAAAATTTGTGATTCTAGTttaaattattgtgttttttttcattttgtgtttgtttagAACGGAATGTGAGATGCATGTACGTTTAGTGTTTTTGcttcttgttttgtttggtttggcTTTGAAAAGCTAAAACTTTTTTGAGTTCTTGCTTTCTTTTTATCTGCATTTAGATTTTGATGCTTTAATTTAGCACAAAGTATGATATGCCAGCCTGGTGTCTTTAGTTCTTGGAGTTCTGgttttaaattgtgtttttgaTTCAACAAGTTAATCCGGATCTCCTTTgctgctttttttttcttgagttTCTCGGATTTTTTGTCATAGAAATCTGTTTGGTCTCTGGCAAATGTAGTAGGGAAGAATATAGTTCCAACACTTATACTGTAGCTGAATTTGACTGTTTGATTGCACATTTCTAGTGATTCAAGTATGGACAtgagtttaaatatttagtctttttttaggactttgataatttaatacTTGGTACAGATTAGTGGGTTACTGTTgaatttatcttaaattctgTGGCTAAGATTTTCTTGGTTTTGATTGGGTTTAGGTGACTATGGGTAGATGTCTCAGTCCAATACTGCGTCGGGAATTGGCAAATCTTGATAAAGATTCTGATAGTCGTAAGTCAGCAATGAAGGCACTGAAATCGTATGTGAAAGACTTGGACTCCAAGACAATTCCACTGTTTCTTGCCCAAGTCTCTGAAACTAAAGAAAATGGAAGTGTGTCTGGGGAATACACAATTTCATTATATGAAGTTCTTGCCCGTAATCATGGTGTTAATATTGTTCCTCAAATTGACAGCATTATGGCTACCATTATCAAGACATTGGCTTCAAGTGCAGGGTCTTTCCCTCTTCAACAGGCATGCTCAAGGGTGGTTCCAGCAATTGCAAGGTATGGAATGGACCCAACCACCCCAGAGGACAAAAAGAGGCATATCATTCATTCTCTCTGCCAGCCTCTCTCGGATTCTCTCCTGGGTTCACAAGAAAGCCTAACTGCAGGTGCTGCCCTTTGCTTGAAGGCTCTTGTGGATTCAGATAATTGGCGATTTGCTTCAGATGAGATGGTGAATAAGGTTTGTCAGAATGTGGCCGCTGCTTTGGAGGAGAAGTCAACTCAGACTGGTTCACATATGGGCTTGGTTATGGCTCTGGCAAAGCATAATGCTCTAATTGTTGAAGCATATGCAAGGTTGTTAATACATTCTGGATTAGGCATACTGAATGCCGGTGTTAGGGAGGCCAATTCTCAGAAACGCTTGCTGGCTATACAAATGGTGAACTTTTTGATGAAGACTTTAGATCACAGGAGCATATTCTCTGAACTTGAGTTGATTATTGAGGCACTGGAGAAGTGTCAATCTGATCAGATGGCTTATGTTAGAGGAGCCTCTCATGAAGCCTTGCAAACTGCAAAGAGAATAGCTGCAGAGAAAGGCTTGAAATCTGACATTAGTTCTGGTTCTGTTACGGGATCAAATTTTGGGAGAAAAGAACATAATCGGAGGAGAAATTTATTGTGTGCAGGTGACAGACCTCCAACACCCATGTCACCTGAATCACAAACCCTTGAATCTTTTGTGGAATATGATTCTATGGTTGAGACACCAATTTCTGTAACTCAGCAATCTTGTAACACTGAGTATGATCGTAGGAGTGTGAATCGGAAGCTTTGGAGCTATGAGAATGGAGGAGTAGATGTATCTCTGAAGGATGGTTTGTTTTCAGAGATAGTTTCAGGAAGTCCTATCTATAGTAATTCATATTCTAATCATCATGAACTCTCTGCTGATGGAGGAGATTGCATGGATGAATTTGCAGGGTTCTATCAGAGAAGCCCTCGAGACAGAGGACCAAGAAGCACTACTCCGAGTCCACAGGTAAAATTCTCATATGTTTCAGAAACTGCTTTGAAtatggttttaataatttatttagcaAAGGATTAGACTGTGATGCTTTAAAATGAGTAATGATAACTATATCAGTGTCAATATTGCAATATagttatttgtatatttatttgtgttgttGATTCCAGATGCTGATATAAATTGCATTTGCCTCTCTTTTGTGCTTCAGAGATGTCGTTCTCACATTAATGTTGATAATATTAGCTTTTTTACAACTCCAAGGAAGCTTATTCGATCTCTTCAGGAGGCTGATGATGTTAACTCAGACTTCTCTCAGAAACAGACTAGAAAGAGTAGAAGTCCTGCCTCAGTCAAATTTCAGCAGAGCCCTGCTCCAAGCAGAAAAGGCTTTTCGCGTGAAGTGTTCTATGATGACAAACAAAATGGGAACTTATGCAATGGAGCTGAGCAAGTTCAAGGTGTTTCTGAATCAGTGTCATCAACAGATGACCTTGGTGGTGCTGACATGCAAGTGGCTCAAGAGATGGTTCCAGAAAATAAGGCTGAAGTGCAGAACCACAGTTTTAAGAAAACCTATCCGAAGACTGCTTCTAGATTGGTGTTGGGCCTCATCTTTTTTCTCCTTGCAGTTTTTTCTATGCTCATGTGGAATGATGATCAGAATCAACGCAATCATCTTGTACCAACTTAATTCAGTCGGTCATTTAGATGTACCAAAATCTTTAGTTTTAGTGAATTAGGtttaaatcaatcaaacagTTCTCCAGATGGTTCATCTCAATGACAATCTTTGGTGAACAATCCAACCATGAGTCGGATTTTTAGCCCTCAATGGAATTTAAGTTTCTGTTTCTGAGGTTGTTGTATCTTCTCTTACATGAATCATGATTACTTAATGTTATCTCATCATAGTATCTTGATTATTATCTCCCATGTTTTAGAATAGGACTAGTATATTGACTGCAAAATAACAGCACTTGCATAAATTCAGAAGTTACAGTATTTATTCATCTTTAGTGGTTCAAACTATCCGTTTTTAGCAACCTACAGAAATTCCGTTCAGACAAAGAGAGAGATACATGCCAATGCTTGATTTACATATTTGGGTTGTGTAATTGCTGTCCACCTCTCCATACATCTCCAGGTTCCAGGATTATTGGCTTGAGCATGGCTGATGCACCTATGCATATATAAGCGTACTTGCTATAGTATGCATGTCTTGAGCCGGGACTGAACAGGTACAATTCGTTTAATCCATGTCTTCCAGCTACAACTGAGTTTCTTCTCCCCTGTTAATtaggaaaacaaaaaagagaccATCATATCAGCCTTTGAGGATTGTCCAGGTGTTAAGacattgaattttataaatatatacccGGTCTATAACTGTAAAGTTAGTTGGTGCACTGGTGTAATATCTGCTCATTTTCTCAGTTAACTGCTTATAGTTATCATCTTCTTCACCATCCATTTGTACTACACTTTCTCTTGAGGTGCTATTAGCTTCATCAGCATTTTGCTCATTTGTTGCTCCCAAACCAGACAAAAACCTCATCTGACTCCATAGTTGGCCAAGACTAAATTTGTTTTCCTGGGAATTCTCTGGAGGAACTATgacaaaatttgatgaaaatggtGCCCTGTCGAAGAAATCTGATCCTTCCAATCCAATAGCATAT belongs to Mangifera indica cultivar Alphonso chromosome 2, CATAS_Mindica_2.1, whole genome shotgun sequence and includes:
- the LOC123198480 gene encoding protein SINE1 — encoded protein: MGRCLSPILRRELANLDKDSDSRKSAMKALKSYVKDLDSKTIPLFLAQVSETKENGSVSGEYTISLYEVLARNHGVNIVPQIDSIMATIIKTLASSAGSFPLQQACSRVVPAIARYGMDPTTPEDKKRHIIHSLCQPLSDSLLGSQESLTAGAALCLKALVDSDNWRFASDEMVNKVCQNVAAALEEKSTQTGSHMGLVMALAKHNALIVEAYARLLIHSGLGILNAGVREANSQKRLLAIQMVNFLMKTLDHRSIFSELELIIEALEKCQSDQMAYVRGASHEALQTAKRIAAEKGLKSDISSGSVTGSNFGRKEHNRRRNLLCAGDRPPTPMSPESQTLESFVEYDSMVETPISVTQQSCNTEYDRRSVNRKLWSYENGGVDVSLKDGLFSEIVSGSPIYSNSYSNHHELSADGGDCMDEFAGFYQRSPRDRGPRSTTPSPQRCRSHINVDNISFFTTPRKLIRSLQEADDVNSDFSQKQTRKSRSPASVKFQQSPAPSRKGFSREVFYDDKQNGNLCNGAEQVQGVSESVSSTDDLGGADMQVAQEMVPENKAEVQNHSFKKTYPKTASRLVLGLIFFLLAVFSMLMWNDDQNQRNHLVPT